Proteins encoded within one genomic window of Lysinibacillus sphaericus:
- the dnaJ gene encoding molecular chaperone DnaJ has translation MEKRDYYEVLGLTKSASKDDIKKAYRKLSKQYHPDLNKEPGADEKFKEIAEAYEVLSDDQKKARYDQFGHEDPNAGFGGGGFGGGGFGGFEDIFSSFFGGGGRRQDPNAPRKGDDLQYRMNIKFEEAIFGKETEIEIPKDETCDTCHGSGAKPGTSPETCSTCKGAGQINQAVDTPFGRMMNRRTCSTCQGTGKIIKEKCSTCRGEGKIQKRKTIKVSIPAGVDDGQQIRVSGQGEPGINGGPAGDLYIMFRVQGHNEFERDGDDIYYELKLTFPQAALGDEIEVPTVHGKVKLRIPAGTQSGAQFRLKDKGVKNVHGYGTGNQYVTVKVVTPEKLTEKQKQLLREFAEISGDIPEEQGSSLFDKIKKKFQGE, from the coding sequence ATGGAGAAACGCGATTACTACGAGGTGCTTGGTTTAACGAAATCGGCTTCTAAAGATGATATTAAAAAAGCATATCGTAAATTATCAAAGCAATACCATCCTGACTTAAATAAAGAGCCAGGTGCAGATGAAAAATTCAAAGAAATTGCTGAGGCTTACGAAGTTCTAAGTGACGATCAGAAAAAAGCGCGCTATGACCAATTTGGCCACGAAGATCCTAACGCAGGCTTTGGCGGCGGTGGCTTCGGAGGCGGCGGCTTTGGCGGCTTCGAGGATATTTTCAGTTCATTCTTTGGTGGCGGTGGACGACGTCAAGATCCGAATGCACCACGCAAAGGTGATGATTTGCAATATCGCATGAATATTAAATTTGAGGAAGCGATTTTCGGGAAAGAAACAGAAATCGAGATTCCAAAAGATGAAACATGTGATACTTGTCATGGCTCTGGAGCAAAACCAGGGACATCACCAGAAACATGTTCGACATGTAAAGGTGCTGGGCAAATTAACCAAGCAGTCGATACACCTTTTGGTCGCATGATGAATCGTCGTACTTGTTCAACATGTCAAGGAACAGGTAAAATCATTAAAGAAAAATGTTCAACTTGTCGTGGAGAAGGGAAAATTCAAAAACGTAAAACAATCAAAGTGTCTATTCCAGCAGGTGTAGATGACGGTCAACAAATACGTGTGTCGGGTCAGGGTGAACCAGGTATTAATGGCGGTCCAGCTGGTGACCTATACATTATGTTCCGTGTTCAAGGGCACAATGAATTTGAACGTGATGGAGATGATATCTACTACGAATTAAAATTAACATTCCCTCAAGCAGCACTAGGTGATGAAATTGAGGTACCAACTGTGCATGGAAAAGTAAAATTACGTATTCCTGCAGGCACACAATCAGGTGCTCAATTCCGCTTGAAAGATAAAGGCGTTAAAAATGTGCATGGGTATGGAACAGGTAACCAATATGTCACAGTTAAAGTTGTCACACCAGAAAAACTAACAGAGAAACAAAAACAATTACTACGTGAATTTGCAGAAATCAGTGGTGATATTCCAGAAGAACAAGGAAGCTCACTATTTGATAAAATCAAGAAAAAATTCCAAGGTGAATAA
- the dnaK gene encoding molecular chaperone DnaK: MSKIIGIDLGTTNSCVSVLEGGEPKVIPNPEGNRTTPSVVAFKNGEKQVGEVAKRQSVTNPNTIISIKSKMGTAEKVKVEDKEYTPQEVSAMILQYLKGYAEDYLGEKVTKAVITVPAYFNDAQRQATKDAGKIAGLEVERIINEPTAAALAYGLDKQDVDQKVLVFDLGGGTFDVSILELGDGVFEVLATAGDNKLGGDDFDDAVIEYLVAEFKKENGIDLSKDKMAMQRLKDAAEKAKKDLSGVTSTQISLPFITAGEAGPLHLEISLTRAKFDEITLPLVNRTVGPVRQALSDAGLSTSEIDQVILVGGSTRIPAVQEAVRKETGKEPHRGVNPDEVVAMGAAVQGGVLTGDVKDVVLLDVTPLSLGIETMGGVFTKLIDRNTTIPTSKSQVFSTAADNQPAVDIHVLQGERSMAADNKTLGRFQLADIPPAPRGIPQIEVTFDIDKNGIVSVKAKDLGTNKEQTIVIQSDSGLSDEEIERMVKDAEANAEADAKRKEEADLRNEADQLVFQVDKTIADLGEQITEDEKKSVEDARDELKKALEAGELEGIKSAKEKLEGVLQPLVMKVYEQAAAAAQAAQGGEAGPDAGTDKKDDGIVDADFEEVKDDK, encoded by the coding sequence ATGAGCAAAATTATCGGTATTGACTTAGGAACAACAAACTCTTGTGTATCTGTACTTGAAGGCGGAGAGCCAAAAGTTATTCCAAACCCAGAAGGAAACCGTACGACTCCATCTGTAGTAGCATTCAAAAATGGTGAAAAACAAGTTGGGGAAGTAGCAAAACGCCAATCAGTAACAAATCCAAATACGATTATTTCAATTAAATCTAAAATGGGTACAGCTGAAAAAGTAAAAGTGGAGGATAAAGAATATACACCACAAGAAGTTTCAGCAATGATTCTTCAATACTTAAAAGGCTATGCAGAAGATTACTTAGGTGAAAAAGTAACGAAAGCAGTTATTACTGTACCTGCTTACTTTAACGATGCACAACGTCAAGCTACAAAAGACGCTGGTAAAATTGCTGGTCTTGAAGTAGAACGTATCATTAATGAGCCAACAGCTGCTGCACTTGCTTACGGTTTAGATAAACAAGATGTAGACCAAAAAGTATTAGTATTTGACCTTGGTGGTGGTACATTCGACGTATCAATCCTTGAATTAGGTGACGGTGTATTCGAAGTATTAGCTACAGCTGGTGATAACAAACTTGGTGGGGACGATTTCGATGACGCAGTAATCGAATATCTAGTTGCCGAATTTAAAAAAGAAAATGGCATTGACCTTTCTAAAGACAAAATGGCTATGCAACGTCTAAAAGACGCTGCTGAAAAAGCGAAAAAAGATTTATCAGGTGTAACGTCTACACAAATTTCATTACCATTCATTACGGCTGGTGAAGCAGGTCCATTACACTTAGAAATCTCTTTAACTCGTGCGAAATTCGATGAGATTACATTACCATTAGTAAATCGTACAGTAGGTCCAGTACGTCAAGCATTATCTGATGCAGGTCTATCTACTTCAGAAATTGACCAAGTAATTTTAGTTGGTGGTTCTACTCGTATTCCTGCCGTACAAGAAGCTGTACGTAAAGAAACTGGTAAAGAGCCTCACCGTGGTGTAAACCCTGATGAAGTAGTAGCAATGGGTGCTGCAGTTCAAGGTGGCGTATTAACAGGTGATGTGAAAGACGTAGTACTTCTTGACGTAACACCACTTTCTTTAGGTATTGAAACAATGGGTGGCGTGTTCACAAAATTAATCGATCGTAACACAACAATTCCAACATCTAAATCACAAGTATTCTCAACTGCAGCAGATAACCAACCAGCAGTAGATATTCACGTATTGCAAGGTGAGCGTTCAATGGCAGCGGATAACAAAACATTAGGTCGCTTCCAATTAGCGGATATCCCACCAGCTCCACGTGGTATTCCACAAATCGAAGTAACATTTGATATTGACAAAAATGGTATCGTGTCTGTTAAAGCGAAAGATTTAGGTACAAATAAAGAACAAACAATCGTTATCCAATCTGATTCTGGTTTATCAGATGAAGAAATCGAACGCATGGTAAAAGATGCTGAAGCAAATGCAGAAGCGGATGCAAAACGTAAAGAAGAAGCTGATCTTCGCAACGAAGCAGACCAATTAGTGTTCCAAGTTGACAAAACAATTGCTGATTTAGGTGAGCAAATTACAGAAGATGAGAAAAAATCTGTAGAAGATGCTCGTGATGAGCTTAAAAAAGCGCTTGAAGCTGGTGAATTAGAAGGTATTAAATCAGCGAAAGAAAAATTAGAAGGCGTATTACAGCCTCTAGTAATGAAAGTTTACGAACAAGCTGCAGCAGCGGCTCAAGCGGCTCAAGGTGGCGAAGCAGGTCCAGATGCTGGAACTGACAAAAAAGACGATGGTATCGTTGATGCTGACTTTGAAGAAGTAAAAGACGATAAATAA